The Micromonospora sediminicola genome contains a region encoding:
- the mqnC gene encoding cyclic dehypoxanthinyl futalosine synthase — protein sequence MTANREIDDILQRGADGGRITPEEALLLYTDAPFHALGEAADAVRRRRYPDNIVTYLIDRNINYTNVCVTACKFCAFYRAPKHSEGWTHPTEEILRRCGEAVELGATQVMLQGGHHPDYGVEYYEELFSSVKKAYPQLAIHSIGPSEILHMAKVSGVSLDEAIARIKAAGLDSIAGAGAEMLPDRPRKAIAPLKESGARWLEVMELAHRQGLESTATMMMGTGETNAERIEHLRMIRDVQDRTGGFRAFIPWTYQPENNHLKGRTQATALEYLRLIAVARLFFETVPHLQASWLTTGKDVGQLALHMGVDDLGSIMLEENVISSAGARHRSNLHELIGMIRSADRIPAQRDTLYRRLAVHHTPADDPSDDRVVSHFSSIALPGGGAGKSLPLVEVN from the coding sequence GTGACGGCGAACCGGGAGATCGACGACATCCTGCAACGCGGCGCGGACGGCGGGCGGATCACGCCCGAGGAGGCCCTGCTGCTCTACACCGACGCGCCCTTCCACGCGCTGGGCGAGGCGGCCGACGCGGTCCGGCGCCGCCGCTACCCGGACAACATCGTCACGTACCTGATCGACCGCAACATCAACTACACGAACGTCTGCGTGACGGCGTGCAAGTTCTGCGCGTTCTACCGGGCGCCCAAGCACTCCGAGGGCTGGACCCACCCGACCGAGGAGATCCTGCGCCGCTGCGGCGAGGCGGTCGAGCTGGGCGCCACCCAGGTCATGCTCCAGGGCGGGCACCACCCGGACTACGGCGTGGAGTACTACGAGGAGCTGTTCTCCTCGGTCAAGAAGGCCTACCCGCAGCTCGCCATCCACTCGATCGGGCCGAGCGAGATCCTGCACATGGCGAAGGTCTCCGGCGTGAGCCTGGACGAGGCGATCGCCCGGATCAAGGCCGCGGGCCTGGACTCGATCGCCGGCGCCGGCGCCGAGATGCTGCCGGACCGGCCGCGCAAGGCGATCGCGCCGCTGAAGGAGTCCGGCGCCCGCTGGCTGGAGGTCATGGAGCTGGCCCACCGGCAGGGCCTGGAGTCGACCGCGACCATGATGATGGGCACCGGCGAGACCAACGCCGAGCGGATCGAGCACCTGCGGATGATCCGCGACGTGCAGGACCGCACCGGCGGCTTCCGGGCCTTCATCCCGTGGACCTACCAGCCGGAGAACAACCACCTGAAGGGCCGCACCCAGGCGACCGCGCTGGAATACCTGCGGCTGATCGCGGTGGCCCGGCTCTTCTTCGAGACGGTGCCGCACCTCCAGGCGTCCTGGCTCACCACCGGTAAGGACGTGGGCCAGCTCGCGCTGCACATGGGCGTGGACGATCTCGGTTCGATCATGCTGGAGGAGAACGTCATCTCCTCGGCCGGCGCCCGGCACCGGTCCAACCTGCACGAGCTGATCGGCATGATCCGCTCGGCGGACCGGATCCCCGCCCAGCGCGACACGCTCTACCGCCGGCTCGCGGTGCACCACACGCCCGCCGACGACCCGAGCGACGACCGGGTGGTGTCGCACTTCTCGTCGATCGCGCTGCCCGGCGGCGGCGCCGGGAAGTCACTGCCCCTGGTCGAGGTGAACTGA